One genomic segment of Fischerella sp. PCC 9605 includes these proteins:
- a CDS encoding phosphate/phosphite/phosphonate ABC transporter substrate-binding protein — MIKQFSRRDFLLFLLSLTVACQSKSKYQGELTIGAINYSGGEQIINEYAKFNSYLGEKMKAYIQLEPAYNENQAIERLKERSWSLVFAPPGLAAIAISRYQYTPVFPLIGDSNLRSVIVVSKDSSLGELKMLEGQTVVLGQPGSATGYYLPLYNLYGLTLGEILFAPTPKTVLEWVAQGKATAGAVSIAELDLYGSQLSQTGFRILFKDPHLIPPGVVLVGPSVERKNQEYIRRTLNEFPSSLAQEVGYVPNGKVPDYYYMIAVVERVMAIASQVQNKPVRLF; from the coding sequence ATGATTAAGCAATTTTCACGTCGTGACTTTCTTCTATTTCTACTATCTTTAACAGTAGCCTGTCAATCAAAATCGAAATACCAAGGTGAGTTAACTATTGGGGCTATCAATTACAGTGGCGGAGAACAAATAATTAACGAGTACGCTAAGTTCAATAGCTACTTGGGTGAAAAAATGAAGGCATACATTCAGTTAGAGCCTGCTTACAATGAAAATCAAGCAATTGAGCGCTTAAAAGAACGCTCTTGGTCATTAGTATTTGCTCCACCAGGTTTAGCAGCTATTGCAATTTCTCGTTATCAATACACTCCAGTTTTTCCTTTAATTGGTGACAGTAATTTGCGCTCAGTTATTGTTGTAAGTAAAGATAGCTCGCTTGGCGAATTAAAAATGCTAGAAGGCCAAACTGTTGTATTAGGTCAACCAGGTTCAGCAACAGGATATTATTTACCCCTTTACAACCTTTATGGTCTGACATTGGGTGAGATTTTATTCGCACCTACACCTAAAACAGTTTTAGAATGGGTGGCCCAAGGTAAAGCTACTGCTGGTGCGGTTTCAATCGCAGAATTGGATCTTTACGGTTCGCAGTTAAGCCAGACCGGATTTCGCATACTTTTTAAAGACCCTCATTTGATTCCACCTGGTGTTGTTTTGGTTGGGCCGAGTGTGGAACGCAAAAATCAAGAGTACATCCGCCGAACCTTGAATGAATTTCCTTCAAGTTTGGCTCAAGAGGTAGGGTATGTACCTAATGGAAAAGTACCAGATTACTACTACATGATTGCTGTAGTAGAACGGGTAATGGCGATCGCTTCCCAAGTGCAAAACAAACCTGTTCGTTTATTTTGA
- a CDS encoding c-type heme family protein: MLKNLNIGTKVNLLLILVFIISILVTSTALSTLLQHRAQNEVTSKALILMRTMNSVRTYTQERINPLLKSRLETEAQFIPETVPAYSAIKIFEKFRNDEEYKNFIYREATLNPTNLRDKADRFEAQLVERFRQNSNNKEITGFRNLPQGEVFYIARPLAVTQPSCLECHSTVDKAPKSLLATYGTEHGFGWRLNEIVAAQIISVPSEEVFKDAAHTWSLMMGLLIAIFAIVVLLLNFLIKKAIIQRIRKMEKIAQRVSTGDMSVDFEEKSNDEIGGLAVAFNRMKSSLEIALKLLRGQDN; encoded by the coding sequence ATGTTAAAAAACTTAAATATTGGCACTAAAGTCAACTTGCTTCTAATACTAGTTTTTATCATTAGTATTTTAGTGACTAGTACTGCCCTATCAACTTTACTTCAGCATAGAGCGCAAAATGAAGTGACTTCTAAAGCGCTAATTCTGATGCGTACAATGAATTCAGTTAGAACGTATACACAGGAGCGCATAAATCCCCTACTTAAATCTAGATTAGAAACTGAAGCACAATTTATTCCTGAAACAGTACCTGCTTACTCTGCTATAAAAATATTTGAAAAATTTCGCAATGACGAAGAATATAAAAATTTTATATATAGAGAAGCAACACTGAATCCTACTAATTTGCGAGATAAAGCCGATCGTTTTGAAGCCCAGCTTGTCGAACGTTTTCGACAAAATTCCAACAATAAAGAAATTACTGGTTTTCGCAACCTTCCTCAAGGAGAGGTATTTTACATCGCCCGACCATTAGCTGTTACACAACCGAGTTGTCTTGAATGTCATTCAACAGTAGATAAAGCTCCTAAGAGTTTGTTGGCAACTTATGGAACAGAACATGGCTTTGGTTGGCGACTTAATGAAATTGTTGCTGCACAAATAATTTCGGTTCCTTCTGAAGAAGTCTTTAAAGATGCTGCTCATACTTGGTCTTTAATGATGGGACTTTTAATTGCTATTTTTGCCATCGTAGTTCTCTTGCTGAATTTTCTAATCAAAAAAGCAATCATTCAGCGAATTAGAAAAATGGAAAAAATAGCTCAACGAGTTAGCACTGGTGATATGAGTGTCGATTTTGAAGAAAAATCTAATGATGAAATTGGTGGATTGGCAGTAGCATTTAACCGGATGAAATCGAGTTTGGAAATAGCTCTAAAGCTGCTTCGTGGACAAGATAATTAA
- a CDS encoding sensor histidine kinase, translating into MVSEHYTELLLAHEQLRQYLLQIEELAAVQERKRIAREIHDSLGNALTSLNIQLQTALKLWHIDPSQAERFLTEAQRLGTVAINEVRQSVSSLRANDTPERSLEEMIASVVDNFHQATGVLPSTSISISAPLSIKVVMTIYRIVQESLTNICKYAQATKVQIQLNVTPENVFLVIQDNGKGFSLSQKKTGFGIQGMQERVTALQGNLNIETEPGTGCKITVELPLLEVPVLEKKTPKVDFSLTISQKNKTNSQFCSVLSLEQYNHLENIFIKIVGPVAPTLLKQVAAKAHSRKELVDNLAVHMTGKQRLEFEKKAMCIFQESTTTSENQLDDLPCNESFLRQCERNLAEFIGPIASFLVQKTVKKNPHLSRAELVEILAAEISNPQKAYSFQQQLLSNLN; encoded by the coding sequence GTGGTATCTGAGCATTACACCGAGTTATTACTGGCCCACGAGCAGCTACGACAGTATCTCCTGCAAATTGAAGAGCTCGCCGCAGTCCAAGAACGCAAGCGTATTGCCCGTGAAATACATGATTCGTTGGGCAACGCCTTAACTAGTCTTAACATTCAGTTGCAAACGGCCCTCAAGCTTTGGCATATCGATCCTTCTCAAGCAGAACGGTTTTTAACAGAAGCTCAAAGACTGGGAACAGTTGCCATTAATGAAGTTCGTCAATCTGTCAGTTCTTTGCGTGCGAATGATACTCCAGAGCGATCGCTAGAAGAAATGATCGCTTCTGTTGTTGATAATTTTCATCAAGCTACTGGCGTATTACCTTCTACCAGCATTAGCATATCTGCTCCTTTGTCTATCAAGGTAGTAATGACTATCTACCGGATTGTGCAGGAATCCTTGACAAATATATGTAAATATGCTCAAGCAACAAAGGTACAAATTCAACTGAACGTCACTCCAGAAAACGTATTTCTCGTTATTCAAGACAATGGCAAAGGTTTTAGCCTGTCGCAAAAAAAAACCGGGTTTGGCATCCAAGGGATGCAAGAAAGAGTGACAGCCTTACAGGGTAATTTGAATATTGAAACTGAGCCAGGCACTGGTTGCAAGATCACTGTCGAACTGCCATTGCTAGAAGTTCCCGTTTTGGAAAAAAAAACGCCAAAAGTAGATTTTTCTTTGACAATTTCCCAAAAGAACAAGACAAACTCCCAATTCTGTTCTGTACTATCTCTGGAACAGTATAACCACCTAGAAAATATTTTTATAAAAATTGTGGGCCCAGTTGCTCCGACATTATTAAAGCAAGTCGCGGCAAAGGCACACAGTCGCAAAGAACTCGTTGATAATTTGGCAGTTCACATGACTGGAAAACAACGCCTTGAGTTTGAAAAAAAGGCAATGTGTATTTTCCAGGAATCTACAACTACATCAGAGAATCAACTAGATGATTTACCTTGTAATGAGAGCTTTCTACGTCAATGCGAACGAAATTTAGCTGAATTCATCGGTCCAATAGCATCTTTTCTTGTTCAAAAAACTGTCAAAAAAAACCCTCATCTGTCCCGCGCTGAACTTGTGGAAATTCTGGCAGCAGAAATTTCCAATCCACAAAAAGCTTATAGCTTTCAGCAGCAATTACTTTCTAACTTAAATTGA
- the psb32 gene encoding photosystem II repair protein Psb32, producing MKQLLNQVFNWKKHIQWLILPLVMMILVSGLFATPAFATGVYQIPNLTPNTWVVDEAEVISRANEAKISSTLEELAKQTGNEVRFVTVRRLDYGETPESFTKALFEKWFPTTEVQANQALLMIDTVTNGSAIITGEQVKSLLKDEIAKSVADETLMAPLRDGDKYNQAFLDASDRLIAVLSGEPDPGPPQTVEKVQVEGTFKKTEAEEKGNAIAWVVGLLIAATIIPMATYYIYLAIQPSSNG from the coding sequence ATGAAACAGCTCCTCAACCAAGTATTTAACTGGAAAAAACATATCCAATGGCTAATTCTGCCACTGGTAATGATGATTCTGGTTTCTGGCCTATTTGCCACACCTGCTTTCGCTACAGGTGTGTATCAAATCCCCAATCTCACACCCAATACCTGGGTTGTGGATGAAGCTGAAGTCATTAGCCGCGCCAATGAAGCTAAAATTAGCAGTACCTTAGAGGAATTAGCTAAGCAAACCGGAAATGAAGTTAGATTTGTTACCGTACGTCGCTTAGACTATGGTGAAACACCGGAGAGCTTTACTAAAGCATTGTTTGAAAAATGGTTTCCCACAACAGAAGTGCAAGCAAATCAAGCTTTATTGATGATTGATACCGTTACTAACGGTAGTGCCATTATTACTGGTGAGCAAGTGAAGTCTTTGCTGAAGGACGAAATTGCTAAAAGTGTTGCAGATGAAACCCTAATGGCACCTTTGCGAGACGGCGACAAATACAATCAAGCGTTTTTAGATGCTAGCGATCGCCTAATAGCTGTGTTGTCTGGTGAACCAGATCCCGGCCCTCCCCAAACTGTTGAAAAAGTGCAGGTAGAAGGCACCTTTAAGAAAACAGAAGCAGAAGAAAAAGGTAACGCTATTGCTTGGGTAGTAGGGCTTTTAATTGCCGCCACGATTATCCCGATGGCAACTTACTACATTTACCTGGCTATTCAACCATCTTCTAATGGGTAG
- a CDS encoding DUF4346 domain-containing protein codes for MGLDLEKLAAIDDKLSHRHLDLDPSGYFIIYLEREAGLICAKHFTNVIDERGLAVDPETGKVIPARGKVERTHTTVFTGRTAKELCVRIFEETKPCPVTQLDHAAYLGREFVRAEIALVTGQEYVQD; via the coding sequence ATGGGTTTGGATTTGGAAAAGTTAGCAGCAATAGATGATAAACTTTCTCATCGCCATCTTGACCTTGATCCCAGTGGCTACTTCATTATTTATTTGGAGCGAGAAGCTGGGTTAATTTGTGCTAAGCATTTCACAAATGTAATTGATGAGCGTGGTTTAGCTGTCGATCCAGAAACAGGGAAAGTGATTCCCGCACGGGGAAAAGTAGAACGAACTCACACAACAGTATTTACCGGGAGGACAGCAAAAGAACTGTGCGTTCGGATTTTTGAAGAAACAAAGCCCTGTCCAGTAACTCAGCTAGATCATGCGGCCTATTTGGGTCGAGAATTTGTCCGCGCTGAGATTGCTTTAGTGACAGGGCAAGAGTATGTTCAAGATTAG
- a CDS encoding GNAT family N-acetyltransferase, giving the protein MVEQLKPRYSVAWINKIAEVPQSAWDALALPLKTPFLEWEWLNNLETSGSATAKTGWLPNHLTLWRDRTLIAAAPLYLKGHSYGEFVFDHQWADLAQRIGVDYYPKLLGMTPFTPTEGYRFLIAPGEDEDEIAAMMVYEIDAFCLKHRISGCHFLYVDPQWRPVLERQGFTAWLHHSYIWQNLGFQTFDDYLAVFNANQRRNIKRERKAVEKAGLRLQALTGDEIPKSLFALMYEFYADTCDKFGWWGSKYLTKRFFEQLHDNYRDRVLFFAAYSEQYQRQPFGMSFCLYKDDRMYGRYWGSFQEIDCLHFDACYYAPIEWAIANNIQIFDPGAGGRHKKRRGFPAMPNHSLHRFYNNRLQQILCAYINEVNELEQQEIEAINAELPFSRK; this is encoded by the coding sequence ATGGTGGAACAACTAAAGCCTCGCTACTCTGTTGCTTGGATTAACAAAATCGCCGAAGTCCCTCAATCAGCCTGGGATGCTTTAGCGTTGCCACTCAAAACCCCGTTTTTAGAGTGGGAGTGGCTAAACAACTTGGAAACATCTGGTAGCGCCACAGCCAAAACTGGTTGGTTGCCAAATCACCTGACTCTATGGCGAGACAGAACACTCATTGCTGCTGCTCCACTTTACTTGAAAGGCCATAGTTATGGCGAATTTGTATTCGATCACCAATGGGCTGACTTAGCACAACGCATCGGTGTGGACTATTACCCAAAACTGCTGGGAATGACACCGTTTACTCCAACCGAAGGCTATCGATTTTTAATTGCGCCTGGGGAAGATGAAGATGAGATTGCGGCGATGATGGTTTATGAAATTGATGCTTTCTGCTTAAAGCACCGCATTTCTGGTTGTCATTTTCTTTATGTAGATCCGCAATGGCGTCCGGTTTTAGAACGCCAAGGTTTTACTGCTTGGTTGCATCACAGTTACATTTGGCAAAATCTTGGCTTTCAAACCTTTGATGATTACTTGGCAGTATTTAATGCTAATCAGCGCCGCAATATTAAGCGCGAACGCAAAGCAGTCGAGAAAGCTGGTTTACGACTGCAAGCTTTGACAGGGGATGAAATCCCTAAGTCATTGTTTGCGCTGATGTATGAATTTTATGCTGACACCTGCGATAAGTTTGGCTGGTGGGGTAGCAAGTATCTGACGAAGCGATTTTTTGAGCAGCTACACGATAATTATCGCGATCGCGTGTTATTTTTCGCCGCATATAGCGAACAATATCAGCGTCAGCCATTCGGGATGTCGTTTTGTCTGTATAAGGACGACAGGATGTATGGGCGCTATTGGGGTAGTTTTCAAGAAATAGATTGCTTGCATTTTGATGCTTGCTATTATGCCCCGATTGAGTGGGCGATCGCTAACAATATCCAAATTTTTGATCCTGGCGCTGGCGGACGACACAAAAAACGCCGGGGTTTTCCTGCAATGCCTAACCATAGTTTGCATCGTTTTTACAACAATCGTTTGCAACAAATTTTGTGTGCTTATATTAATGAAGTGAACGAGTTGGAACAGCAAGAAATTGAGGCAATAAATGCAGAATTGCCGTTTAGTCGGAAATGA
- a CDS encoding RibD family protein has protein sequence MVQHRPHTTVVLAMSADGKIADVTRSPARFGSKTDKAHLEKQIAASDAALFGAGTLKAYGTTLTVSHPQLLQKRIQAGKPPQPIHIVITHTAKLDPEIRFFQQPVRRWLLTTTTGAAFWQKRPEFEQILVFETPRGKIDIAAASQHLLTLGIAQLVVMGGGELVASMLELDLIDEFWLTVCPLIIGGANAPTPVEGRGFPPQLAPRLQIVEVYTVEQEVFLHYRISRGEG, from the coding sequence ATGGTGCAACACCGACCTCATACTACTGTAGTTTTGGCCATGAGTGCAGATGGCAAGATAGCAGATGTTACGCGATCGCCAGCTAGATTTGGCTCAAAAACTGATAAGGCACACCTGGAAAAACAAATTGCTGCCTCTGATGCGGCTTTATTTGGTGCTGGTACTCTCAAGGCTTATGGTACAACACTAACCGTATCGCATCCACAATTGCTGCAAAAACGAATACAGGCTGGTAAACCTCCCCAGCCGATTCATATAGTAATTACACACACTGCTAAGCTAGATCCGGAAATTCGTTTTTTTCAGCAGCCAGTGAGGCGTTGGTTGCTTACTACAACCACAGGGGCAGCTTTTTGGCAAAAACGCCCGGAATTTGAGCAGATTTTAGTCTTTGAAACTCCAAGAGGAAAAATTGATATTGCCGCTGCCTCACAACACCTATTAACTTTGGGTATAGCACAATTGGTAGTAATGGGCGGTGGTGAATTAGTTGCCTCAATGTTGGAATTAGATTTAATCGATGAATTCTGGCTAACCGTCTGTCCGTTGATTATAGGCGGTGCGAATGCACCTACACCAGTGGAAGGCAGAGGATTTCCACCACAGTTAGCCCCTCGGCTGCAAATAGTAGAAGTTTATACTGTTGAGCAAGAAGTCTTTCTTCACTATCGAATTTCTCGTGGAGAGGGTTAG
- a CDS encoding sensor histidine kinase, whose product MAKQRQSSFRRILVSKILLLSVPVLLIGEIVAYKKARNSLLETARQNLTESAIIKGEKIVDRISTLKSNLLIATQTQIIQSGTPAQIQQFLSRLAQQQPIQIECIQLTNHQSSQIVATTCGDEPIGEWKSSFSNAEFTVETILPPTPGTTGKRNTQNKLELLLSAPVYDSAGRLRYILSLKSALLYEQTNQKPGLLTGSTVVIAEDGTIWAHPIASLIGTNIAQHIDASRLKMIVKNAIAGKQDSLHLFFGTDGRELLAGYTAIDIPLIKGQQQKWVILAVTSLDNALYDLKQFKLILVVLTVGLISASVLASLYVARCLALPVEELRDYALNLHSHHTAQPVPGNFKIREFNQLAQALDQMVERLKAWAEEVERSWKEAKTANQSKSQFLATTSHELRNPLNIIINCVRVVRDGLCDDREEELEFLKRADDTAIHLLGIINDLLDISKIEAGKLSVSLEPIDLQKILKEVINLQSVNIQQKGLQLNIPQQMSEPILVNADSAKLKQVLINVIGNATKFTEEGSITISTEIQDIDRKSQVTVAVQDTGVGIDPAQQQKLFRPFVMVDDGTTRKFGGTGLGLAISRNLIELMGGSITLESNGINQGTTVKITLPLINVSQEKEEVGKAAPCGSLSPQPDCVGTPKSPNPIVWAPQSPPTPCHEVEEAKEEVKSEIVPISSLTLDSRVTTDFCPEKQVCHPG is encoded by the coding sequence ATGGCTAAGCAGCGTCAATCATCCTTTCGGCGGATTTTAGTATCAAAGATTTTGCTATTGTCTGTTCCAGTTTTGTTAATAGGAGAAATTGTAGCTTATAAAAAAGCACGCAATAGTTTGCTAGAAACTGCTCGTCAAAATTTAACCGAAAGTGCCATTATCAAGGGAGAAAAAATTGTCGATAGAATTTCTACTTTAAAAAGTAACTTACTAATTGCTACTCAAACACAGATTATTCAGTCAGGAACACCTGCCCAAATCCAGCAATTTCTCAGTCGGCTAGCGCAACAGCAACCCATACAAATTGAGTGCATACAATTAACAAATCACCAAAGCAGTCAAATTGTTGCCACAACTTGTGGCGACGAACCAATTGGTGAATGGAAATCTTCTTTCTCCAATGCAGAATTTACGGTGGAAACAATATTGCCACCAACTCCAGGAACAACTGGCAAAAGAAATACACAAAATAAACTGGAATTATTATTATCAGCACCTGTCTATGATAGTGCTGGTCGATTACGTTATATCTTGAGTCTGAAGTCAGCTTTATTATACGAACAAACGAATCAAAAACCAGGGTTGTTGACAGGTTCTACAGTAGTTATTGCTGAAGATGGGACAATCTGGGCACATCCAATCGCGAGTTTGATTGGGACTAATATTGCTCAGCATATAGATGCTTCCAGACTCAAAATGATCGTCAAAAATGCAATTGCAGGAAAACAAGATTCTCTGCATTTGTTTTTTGGAACAGATGGGAGAGAATTACTAGCTGGTTATACCGCGATCGACATTCCCCTAATTAAAGGACAGCAGCAAAAATGGGTGATTTTAGCGGTTACTAGTCTGGACAATGCTTTGTATGATTTAAAGCAATTCAAACTCATTCTCGTTGTTTTGACAGTAGGTTTAATTAGCGCAAGTGTGTTGGCTTCTTTATATGTAGCTCGTTGCCTAGCACTTCCCGTCGAAGAACTGCGAGACTATGCTTTGAATCTCCACAGTCACCACACAGCACAACCAGTTCCAGGTAATTTCAAAATCCGGGAATTCAATCAACTTGCACAAGCACTAGACCAAATGGTAGAACGACTTAAAGCTTGGGCAGAGGAAGTGGAAAGATCATGGAAAGAAGCTAAAACAGCTAACCAAAGTAAAAGCCAATTTTTAGCGACAACTTCCCATGAATTGAGGAATCCATTAAATATTATTATTAACTGCGTTCGCGTAGTTCGAGATGGTTTGTGTGATGACCGAGAAGAAGAATTAGAGTTTCTTAAACGTGCCGATGACACAGCAATTCATTTACTAGGCATCATCAATGACTTACTCGACATTTCTAAAATAGAAGCTGGTAAACTATCGGTATCCTTAGAACCAATTGACCTCCAAAAAATACTCAAGGAGGTAATTAATTTACAATCAGTAAATATTCAACAAAAAGGCTTGCAGTTAAATATTCCTCAGCAGATGAGCGAGCCAATTTTGGTGAATGCAGACTCAGCCAAGCTGAAACAAGTACTGATTAATGTCATTGGCAATGCAACTAAATTCACTGAAGAAGGCAGCATCACAATCAGCACAGAAATTCAAGATATTGATCGTAAATCTCAGGTGACTGTCGCAGTTCAAGATACAGGTGTTGGTATCGATCCCGCCCAACAACAAAAACTATTTCGTCCGTTTGTAATGGTAGATGACGGTACTACACGCAAGTTTGGCGGTACGGGACTGGGATTGGCGATCTCACGAAACTTGATCGAACTTATGGGAGGCAGCATTACTCTGGAGAGTAATGGGATCAATCAAGGTACGACAGTTAAAATTACTTTACCTTTAATAAATGTCTCTCAGGAGAAAGAGGAAGTAGGGAAGGCAGCACCTTGCGGAAGTCTTTCTCCCCAACCCGATTGTGTGGGAACCCCAAAGTCCCCCAACCCGATTGTGTGGGCACCCCAAAGTCCCCCAACCCCATGCCATGAAGTAGAGGAAGCCAAGGAAGAGGTAAAAAGCGAAATTGTTCCTATATCCTCTCTCACTCTAGACTCAAGAGTCACTACCGATTTTTGTCCAGAAAAACAAGTTTGCCACCCTGGTTGA
- a CDS encoding Gfo/Idh/MocA family protein, producing MTNKINIAVVGVGRWGKHLLRNFLEHPQAKVVAVVDPNPEHLATVKRHYISINNIDDEILFTHEWQAIKQLAILDAVVIATPASTHYSLATDALNWGYHVLAEKPLTLDPRECWELCQLAEKQQRQLMVDHTYLFHPAVERGHAVVEGGDLGNLRYGYACRTHLGPVRQDVDALWDLAIHDIAIFNTWLSQKPVSVQAMGRVWLQSGVGRNVETRHGASGRGTDVEEISPPLPLSLSPSLSDLVWVTLTYPNGFQAYIHLCWLNPDKQRRLAVVGSCGCLIFDEMSATSPLTVMHGEFEVQGNKFMPVNQRQQVLQIETSEPLKRVCDRFLRCVHSNTPCMVSSGWVGTELVEILTALTESLNQGGKLVFLDKNR from the coding sequence ATGACTAATAAAATTAATATTGCTGTTGTTGGAGTTGGGCGCTGGGGCAAACATTTGCTGCGAAATTTTCTAGAACATCCCCAAGCAAAAGTTGTAGCAGTAGTAGACCCAAATCCAGAACATTTGGCAACAGTAAAACGACACTATATTTCAATCAACAATATAGATGACGAGATACTATTTACACATGAATGGCAAGCAATAAAGCAACTAGCAATTTTAGATGCAGTAGTAATTGCTACACCAGCTAGTACTCATTACTCCCTAGCTACTGATGCATTAAATTGGGGATACCACGTTTTAGCAGAAAAACCTTTAACTTTAGACCCAAGAGAATGCTGGGAACTCTGTCAATTAGCAGAAAAACAGCAACGGCAACTCATGGTTGACCACACCTATTTGTTTCATCCAGCAGTTGAGCGGGGACACGCTGTAGTTGAGGGAGGAGATTTAGGTAATTTACGCTACGGCTATGCCTGTCGCACCCACTTAGGGCCAGTCCGCCAAGATGTTGATGCACTGTGGGACTTAGCCATTCATGATATTGCTATATTTAATACCTGGCTGAGTCAAAAACCCGTGAGCGTGCAAGCAATGGGTAGGGTGTGGCTACAGTCGGGAGTGGGGAGAAATGTAGAGACGCGCCATGGCGCGTCTGGGAGAGGGACAGATGTAGAAGAAATTTCCCCCCCTCTTCCCCTCTCCCTCTCTCCCTCTCTTTCCGATCTGGTTTGGGTGACACTAACTTACCCTAATGGTTTTCAAGCTTATATTCACCTATGTTGGCTCAATCCAGATAAACAGCGACGGCTAGCAGTTGTGGGTAGTTGTGGCTGTTTGATTTTTGATGAAATGTCAGCCACATCACCTTTAACTGTGATGCATGGTGAATTTGAAGTGCAGGGAAATAAATTTATGCCTGTAAATCAAAGGCAACAAGTCTTGCAAATAGAAACAAGTGAACCATTAAAACGAGTTTGCGATCGCTTTCTTCGCTGCGTCCACAGCAACACTCCTTGCATGGTTTCATCTGGCTGGGTAGGCACAGAGTTAGTAGAAATTCTCACTGCCCTTACAGAATCTCTCAACCAGGGTGGCAAACTTGTTTTTCTGGACAAAAATCGGTAG
- the rnc gene encoding ribonuclease III, with protein sequence MTLAYPRRQRQLESLVRKFGLPAEAPIQWHLLDLALTHPTVSESANYEHLEFVGDAVVRLVAAIVLWENYPDCPVGDYAAIRSVLVSDRILAQLARSYGLELYLLVAGSATADKVGQQSRLADAFEAVLGALYLSTNNLDLIRPWLDPHFKELAAEIRLDPARLNYKAALQEWTQAQFKVLPEYRVVEISQPHNNQERFIAQVWLHGQKLGEGKGRSIKAAEQAAAKVAFLTIDTRGNTELER encoded by the coding sequence ATGACCCTCGCTTATCCACGCCGTCAACGACAACTTGAAAGTTTAGTCAGAAAATTCGGTTTGCCAGCAGAAGCACCGATTCAGTGGCACCTGCTGGACTTAGCATTGACTCATCCCACTGTCTCGGAGTCGGCAAATTATGAACATCTCGAATTTGTGGGAGATGCAGTGGTGCGGTTGGTGGCGGCGATTGTGTTGTGGGAGAATTACCCAGATTGTCCAGTAGGGGATTATGCAGCAATTCGTTCGGTGTTGGTAAGCGATCGCATTCTCGCTCAGCTAGCTCGCTCCTATGGTTTGGAACTATACTTACTTGTTGCTGGCAGTGCTACTGCTGATAAAGTTGGTCAACAGTCAAGACTAGCAGATGCCTTTGAAGCAGTTCTGGGAGCGCTTTACCTCAGTACTAATAATTTGGATTTGATCCGTCCTTGGCTAGACCCTCACTTCAAAGAACTAGCAGCAGAAATTCGCCTCGATCCAGCCAGACTTAACTACAAAGCTGCCCTGCAAGAATGGACTCAAGCTCAGTTTAAAGTTTTGCCAGAATATCGGGTTGTAGAAATCAGTCAACCGCATAACAATCAAGAGCGTTTCATTGCTCAAGTATGGCTGCACGGACAAAAGCTTGGTGAAGGCAAGGGGCGCTCGATCAAAGCCGCCGAACAAGCAGCAGCGAAAGTTGCTTTTTTAACAATAGATACCCGGGGAAACACTGAACTCGAAAGGTAA